ttcattttggcatgatctcgtagctacatgtgttaataatgagacataaagagaagttcgtattcatgaatttattcacattattctagtctcataagttacaatattattccttatcgagacttcatattcagtttagttttgtctttattcagtcaagagagcagagggtctatatatatatacagtattacactattttcaccaccatcgagctataatcggtgggcaggcccctattgggcaacctctgatccgatggtaagttatatataccgagcctactgtggccgagcgcctatgagcgagcccaggatggccgaggtacagagcccagtatggccgagcgcctatgagcgagcctactacggccgagcagttacacgtaccgagccttatagggccggacatttattttacttactatattgaaggagtttagtcactatcagcaggtaagtatatctccagaccatctttgactcccagttaatttcagttatcatattatcagttcagttttagatttcagttattttattgccttacatactcggtacattatttcgtactgacgtcccttttctgggggcgctgcatttcatgcgtgcaggttcagacagacagacgggtagacctcctcagtaggtgtttcccgagttcagcctgatcggtaagctccacgtctttcggagttgccaggtctagagttttgtgtacatcttatgtatatctgtatatatgttatgggtaggtcggggccctgttccgatcacaatatatctatcagtagaggcttgtagacatatcctgttggttagtgcagtatgttaggtttgtaggcctggtatgtataatttggtggtttgtcagctgtagtagctatgatggccttttcggcctagctttatattgatgtttagttagcgctagtttccatttacttttatattttgcttcgcaaattgtcttgcaaggtggccccatggccaaagtatgaccttatatgttcagagtcccttagtcacaatttggtatgccaggttaggtggggcaccgggtgcttgtctcgctcctaggttcggggcgtgacaatccTTCCCTcaaagaactccccaccttgttcttggggtgactcgaactcactacctcttggttggaagtggagggtgcttaccatcagagcaacccaccttgtctaaCTAGGacaactcaaccctcgaaaaatagcttttccccaaAAATTTGCCTCCTCgaggctcaaatctaaccataattgatTTAATATAATCAAACAATACAAGGgaaaacaattacaatagatagAGTTATgagctttacacttttcccaaaaagtcaacaaaagtcaacttagAGCCGCTCGGTCAAAACCtaggtccaagggtagattccgactacccataaccccatgagtccatTTATGTGATCAATTTCAAAATTTGAGTCCAAATCAAGTCTTAAAACTCaatttctcatttttcaaaaacttgacaaaattttCTAATTGtcctctttgattcacataaatttgatgttaaatctatgatataatcatgaaatatagatggaaattgattagaatcacttgcccaatgcttgtagatgaaaatccctctccaaATCTCCTCCAACCGagcctagggttctaaaatatgataGAATGATATGAAACCCTGACTTTCTAaccttttgttcagttgcagatgtcgcaatcaattgcgaaccctcgcaattgcgagctgcCCAGCATATagggacttcgcaaatgcgacaaatggGTTTGCATtttcccttcgcaaatgcgacaatttaGTCGCAAATGCAAACTTCCAGCTCAGGCCTACTCTTTGCAAAATGCGAACAAGGTGTCACAATTGTGACACCTAAGACCCCATGCTATGTTCGCAAAATGTGAagttggtgctcgcaattgcgacatcagaccACCAGCACACCAAATTTTCTATGATCAGTCCAAAACACTTTGAAACACGTTTGatactcatccgagccctcggggctccaaaccaaacatccacacaagtctaaaaatatcacacAAACTCGCTCATgctatcaaaacacaaaaataacatctagaactacgttCGAACAAtgaaatgcatgaatttcaaagtaaagttcaagaactactagaattgcaactaagcgtCTAAATCCTATTAAATCAACTATAAACGATACCAAATTTTGAAAACTAGTTCAAAATAGCATAGCGGGCATATTCCATGTCCTAAAACCAAATTACGATTccgatagccaaaagtcaacctacggtcaaacttctatacttcaaattgctaaattttggtaaaacaacacaaatcaacctacggacttcgaaattcgatttcgggcatatgcccaactccaaaatcactatacaaagctattggagcaatcaaaacaccgttccggtgtcgttttcacaaaagtcaaccaTTAGTCAACATAAACAACTTATGCTTCTAAGCCAATaacaaagggtccaaatcaaccagAAATCTTTCCCGGacgaaaataatcaaatccgtaagtcataaaaccataaacacacatgtgtgaagcatcaaaaggggtaACGGGGCGCAATTACACTAAATGACCGGTTGGGGCcgtcacattctccccctcttaaacaaacgctcgtcctcgaacgtgtataaggacatacctgaagtgataaATAGATGGGGATAACGACTCTACATAGCATGCTCTGTCTCCTAGGTCGCCTCCTCGATCAGAtgaaccctccattgaaccttcattgAAGCAATGTtttttgatctcaacttccggacctgtctgtacaagatagccactagctcctcaatataagtcaaaatccttgtccaattggactgagctgaagtctaaaacataagacggatcaccataatattttcggagcatagaaacatggaacactagatgaactgtagaaaagctaggtggcaatgcaagcttgtaggccacctcaccgaCTCTCCCAaggatctcaaaatgaccgatatacctagggctcaacttgcccttcttcccgaacctcatcacacccttcatggctgaaacccggagcaaaactCGTTCTCCAacaatgaatgcaacatcacaaactctccgatcggcataactcttgtcatgccccaacctcggaaagcgcgaccggcactcaaccgagtgaacctggctaagcaagcttgttagatactttctgccaaactcacccatgatcaagaaagacgtgatttcattaattatacagtaggaagctcattcatGGAATACTAAATTGTTTCATTAGCTATTTTGCCTTTCAGTCTcgaatacacatattcttatagtctaagtggaacaagtgatcaaacacaacataacttgtttaacattccctaCACCCATATATAACCCACATaatatctatggagcctctaaagatacaaaggaatgtaaagagggtgccggcaacaaggccccgactatacctcaaaaagtggccacaatataaataaaaggtacaatacatgacccctgaatgaaatggggctcaccgagtccactgagaagaggatgcagcactatctatGATCAACACTGTTTGCTATGGAacaacctgcatccatttaaatatgcagtgcccctggcaaaatggacgttagtactgtcgaatagtactagtatgtacaACTAAAATACtgtctcaatagaatgaacaataatacaGGGGGAAACAGTCAAGAATGTAATATAAGCTTTAAATtacactaaaacatcaagttaaggatcacatagattttTAAGTCAATCCCCACAATATTAGGTTGGATAGtttttagtaccaatatgccacaatctacaataccaccgtgttcttacaccgagtccgatctcggcccgatcggctaggccatctcatttgagacatcaaccatattcacaatttcatccacaatatcactgtgttctgacacggagtctgatctcggcccgataGGCTAAGCCATCTAATTTGAGACATCACCCTTTTTCAATCAGTCATCTCACTTcgtatttctttcccatcttttcaatACAAGGGCATGAGtgccccaattataaagttatttttggcgcttggccgtatttcatgattcaagttctttttccatattccaacattattattatcatcaacaacaataaggcttcccattcaagacatttaATTCACATATGAGAAATTTGGAATCAAAGGCACAaagaggcttttcacacaatttggcataacaatctttaATCGGatttgacttgaagtctaggaattttagcacatattctaagttttgaaattttcctaagatgacgagataacatgataaaagcatgggaatacatattacacatatattttcaAGACAAGCACATTCaggatagcaatttctaggatgttcattttgggacttgcatcgatttcatgaataccatgggattaaattctaagaagagggggtttagccaacatacctcaattgagactcttaaaactctaagatgttctggaatattagcaacttcaatctactttAGCAATATAgaaaaattgaacccaaaattaagaaaacgatcataattctagctcacttgagcattctatcaaacactatatgtgtattaaggtttcatggccctttttatgaaagactctaCCAAGCCACACCCCAATCTTTTCTATCTTTGACTCACAACCTCCCCAtataccttaggaacacatgcatgcaaggtaagcactctcatccccatgaattaccttactaatggcccattctagttgcattttgaaattaagagtttgggtgatagaatataacctcttaggaagaagacctaggtgcctctcttgataatctacaaggttttaagtgagaattgaagagcaatttgatgaagatcactttctctctctaggaccctctctctcactctgaaaatatcaaaaaataaattcaaaatggtccaaggtggatgtgttttaacggaattgggttggttttaaaaaccccaaaaatgaagctccggaacaggttttgcggtcgcatatgcgaccgcataatggttatgcggtccgggAAATGACCACGAAATTAGGGTGCCAAAACTAGAGAGGAACGGgccaggtctgcggtcactatgcggcccgcagaccttttttgtgatcgcataatgcaccgcataatggttctgcggtcgcatagtgcaccgcagaacctccctacAAAATAAGCCAAGGCGGTATAtacgacaagagtgcggcccgcaaaatggttatgctgTCACATAATGGGCagcaaaaatgacattaaaaatggcccaaaagactaCTCCACTCTGcagccattctgcggtccgcagagtggttctacggtcgcagaactgatcgcagaaatgcctacttctgcccaacatttttcttcaactcccgagcgcactgttcaatccaaaaagtccgaatcgCAACTCGTAAGCCTGAagcaaagaatttctactattattaacctctacgcctacttcggcatcacaaaatctgggtttttaggaaaaattttacggggccttacatcctcccccacttaagatcattcgtcctcgaatgtggaTCATGGTCCACAATTAGCACCCCTTATGCAATTCAGGTTTTCATACCCCACACCAGTAGCCTCAAATTTAACAAACTCcacaaatttccaaaaattttgctagagtttcctttgtaactagtcctatccacctgtcagagagccccaaaaTCACATCCTAAAAACGTGTACGCAATCCAAAGATATagcataactcataacaataccaactatggcctcatgtaaacaacatataatcaaaaggaacacatTTACAtcaactgaacaagtgatacaaataTTCATAGGCAACAAGTTCATAAAAATaaaggattacacagctattcaaacaagtaaggatacttcttcttcatttcttcctcggcctcccacgtggGCTTTTCAACCTGCTGGtgtcgccataacactttcacggaggcaatttctttattcctcaactttcggacttctctatcaagaatggcaactggaattttttcatatgataattcttaattaacctcaatggtctcaaccggcacaatggcTGACGGATCCCCAACTACCattttcaacatagacacatggaataccgggtggactaaTGACatttcgggtggtagctcaagcttgtacgccacctggccAATTCTCTGAATGCTTTTGTATGGCCCGATATACGATATACCTCGGAcccaattttcctttcttaccaaatcgcattacgccTTTCATGgggaaaattttcaagaatacccaattgtgttctttgaactccaaatccctacgacgaacatccaaaTTGGACTTCTCACGACTCTAAGTAGTCTTCAACCACTCCTTAAtggtcttaactttttccatagcctgatgtacgaggtctggccctgtcaactctgcttccccatcatccatgccaagtgCAAAAGCCATaatcttatgtttttgaatcccctccttcaattgcaccaaaaatggatcgttgtattgcttctcttttacttccacaacaagcgaagattcagccctattttgcacaattacccttccttcactagagtccgcaagacaatCTCCCAAACTGGCTAGCTGGTGAACCTccctggccaacggcctttgacatgcctccaagtgagccaaactacccatagatttcttgctaagagcatccgccaccacattggctttccccagGTAATATAGAATaacgatgtcgtaatccttgagtgactcaagccatcttctctgcctcagattcatctccttcttcttgaaaatatatattggagactcttgtggtccgtgaatacatccacatggaccccatacaaataatgacaccaaatcttcaatgcaaaaaccaccctGCAAGTTCTAAgttatgagttggatagttcttttcatgattcttgagttgcctagaagcatatgctataaccttgctgtgttgcattaacacacacccaagcccaattcttgaagcatcacaatataccacaaatccatatataccctctggcagggtcaacacctGCGTCGTACTCAATCTTGATTTTAAttcttggaagctcctttcataaGTATcaaaccattggaacttaacttctttctgagtcaatttagtcaatggagaagaaagagtagagaacccctccaaaaacttcctgtaataccctgctaagcccaagaaactgtgaatctcggtTGGCGTTGTAGGTCAAAGTCAATTCTTTACTACTGAAATCTTTTGAgtatcaaccttaattccttctctagagacaacatgacccaagaatgtggcagattcgagccaaaattcatattttgaaaacatCGCATATAATTGGTGCTGAAGAAGAGTCtacaaaactgccctgagatgatcgtcATAGTCCTCTCGAcctcgtgaatatacaagaatatcgtcaatgaatactatcacaaaggagtcgaggaaaggcttgaaaacccgattcataagatccatgaaagctgtcggggcatttgttagcccaaaagacattaccagaaattgaAAGTGCCCATActgggttctgaaagctgtttttggaatatcctactccctgatcttcaattggtgatacccggatcgtaaatcaattttggagaagtatctagcaccctgtaactgatcaaacaaatcatctattcttggtaacgggtacttatttttgattgtgactttgttaagctgccggtagtcaatacacatcctcagcgatctatctttcttccttacaaagagaaccagTGCGCCCTATGGTGACatactcggtcggatgaaacccttctctaacaaatccttcaattgcttctttagctccttcaactctgttggtgccatcctgtagggcggaatagatataggctgcgtgcctagCACCACATcaaccccaaaatcaatctccctatctggcgaaatcccagggagttcatcaggaaagacatctgaaaattcattcacaactggtacAGATTCTAGTATAGGTGCCTCAGCGGCGGTGTTCTTAACTCGGACCAAGTGATAGATGCatcccttgttaatcatcttcgtggccttaaggtaagaaataaccCTACCCTTCAGCACCATATcgtcccccttccactcaacaactggctcattaggaaattcaaacctcagaGTCCTAGCTCGGCAATCGAGCTTATCAAAGCATgagtaaagccaatccatccccataattacatcaaaatcaaccatccccaattcaatgagatcggccacggtgtcccgaccacgtacCTTGACAACACAGCCCCTATAAACTAGTGCGGCTACATTAGActcgccaaccagagtagatacagagaacgactcataaagttgttacggttctatcccaaattccatagcaacataagggtaacataggacaaggtggaaccgggatcaataagagcatatacatcatgagtttggacagtcaatatacctgtgacaacatctggagaagcctctgcactctggcgaccactcatagcatagaaatggctgGGTCCTCCTAAACCATGCGCACCACCCCTAGTTGCACTACGCCCTGCTGGTGTCGGagggcctcgagctggagggggtgcaaGATGTAGCAACTGCAGAGCTGGATGGCTGTGTTGTGCCCTTGCTCTCACCCAGGCGGGGTAAACGACACTCCCTCTAAATATGTCCCCCCATTTCGCACCCGTAACATACCGGCAAGTCCTGGTAGCAGATCCCCatatgcatcctcccacacttggggcatgggggcctccgctgctgttggaatctccctcctgatcggccctgatggtggggcGCCCTGCTGCCCTGATTGTGCCTGAAGCGATGCCGCTGCTACTGACTATGCCCCGCAGGTggtgcactagctgaagactaaGCATAAGattgggatggccctgatgatcctccccaaAAAACCGATCTTCCACCACCAAAAGAATCTCTAGGGTTgaccgcggaccgggccttgctggtaccctctcgctccatctTGTTCTTTAACTTTCGGGCCTcagtagcttgagcaaatgccaccatcttaccatagttcatatcaaaatTTAAGGCAGCTGTGgtagcctcattaataaccaaagggctaaggccctacaTAAATCGACGCACTCTGGCCTCCATGGTGGGTGtcatgtgaatagcatatttcGACAGGCACGCGAACtctatgtgatactcccacacactcttactcccTTGcataagattctcaaactctgcggcacgggctgccctagtctcggtaggcaagaaatggtctataaaggcatcagcaaattcactccacctcgctggagggctcccctcctcccgagagtcctcctacagctcaaacaaagaatatgccaccccttttaggcggtaggcggccaactctactccctccgtctcagtagtgcgcataacccggagagtcttatgcatctcatcaatgaagtcatatgggtcctcctcaggattagcacctgtgaacaccggaggatcaaACTGCAAAAACCTGTTCACCTAAGAACTAGTGGAATCCCCTGGTTGGCTAGAAGATGTGGGTGCAACATTCGACCTTTGgacctgagaagccactatctgattCAGCatttgaatagctcccctaagatccttatcagaaataccagaaccgGAAGTTGGTGCTGGAGGTGGAACCGGAATATCAGGTGGAGGAACCgtcgcaccctcagtaggtgtagggactggTGTGGCCTAGTCAGGTGTAGTAGAATCGGGCAGTAAAGCAGTCAGGGGATTATCTTCACCCCTCAGgtattcacccgcatcatcaaatagagGGTCAACTGCAACTCCTGAAGCAGTATTGGccccttggccagttcttgctctcttcttaggtgccatgtactgaaagttaaaggaatgcacgagttagaggaggaaaaGTTCcacaattagtttcatcgcacgatccagaatatcaaagaagggtattattcctaaatgtccaagtagccttcaacttatagatatggtcgacaacacaccgataagaaggactctaccagacacaACTCCGAGACACCCTAAGACACTTTAAAaccataggctctgataccaagtttgtcacgccccaacctcgggaagcacgaccggcgctcaactgagtgaacctggccgagcaatcatgttagatactttctacccaactcacctatGATCAagaaagacgtgatttcattaattatacattAAGAAGCTCATTCATGCAATACTAAATTGTTTCATTAGTTATTTTGCCTTTCAGTCtcaaatacacatattcttatagtctgagttgaacaagtgatcaaacacaacataaattgtttaacattcctaacacccatatacaacccacatagtatctACGGAGCATCTAAAGATACAAAGgaaagtaaagatggtgccggcaataaggccccgtctatacctcaCAAAGTGgccacaatataaataaaaggtacaatacatgaccccggaatgaaatgggactCACCGTgtctgctgagaagaggatgAAGCACTATGtgtgatcaacattgtctgctatggaaccacctgcatccatttaaagatgcagtgcccccggtaaaagggacgttagtactgtcgaatagtactagtatgtaaaactaaaatgctgtctcaatagaatgaacaataatacaTGGGGAAATAGTCAAGAATGCAATATGAGCtttaaataacactaaaacatcaagttaaggatcacatagattttTAAGTCAATCCCCGCAATATTAGGTTGGAtggtttttagtgccaatatgccacaatccacatTACCACCATGTTCTTACACGGAGACGGATATCGGCCTGAtcagctaggtcatctcatttgagacatcaaccatattcacaatttcatccacaataccaacgtgttcttacacggagtccgatctcggcccgatcggctaagccatctcatttgagacatcacccttttttcaatcagtcatctcacttcgtatttctttcccatcttttcaaAACAATGGCAtgagtggccccaattataaagttattcttggcgcttggatgtatttcatgattcaagttctttttccatattccaacattattattatcatcaacaataataaggcttcccattcaagacattaaattcacatatgagaaatttggaatccaaggcacatagaggcttttcacacaatttggcataacaatctttaataggatttgacttgaagtctaggcattttagcacatattctaagttttgAACTTTTCCTAAGATGgcgagataacatgatgaaagcatgggaatacatattatacatatattttcaAGACAAGCACATTTGAGATAGCAATTTCTAGGATGTTCATTTTGGGACTTGCATCGATTTCATGAATACCATGGGATTAAATTTTAAGAAaagggagtttagccaacatacctcaattgagcctcttaaaactctaagatgtttcggaatattagcaacttcaatcttctttagcaatatagcaaaattgaacccaaaattggaaaaacgatcataattctagcgcacttgagcattctattaaacactatgtgtgtattaaggtttcatggccctttttatgaaagactccaccaacccacaccccattcttttctatctttaactcacaacctccccacataccttaggaacacatgcatgcaaggtaaacACTCCCATCCCcgtgaattaccttactaatggcccattcttgttacattttgaaattaagagtttgggtgaaagaatcttacctcttaggaagaagacctaggtgcctctcttgataatcttcaaggttttaagtgataATTGAAGataaatttgatgaagatcactttctccctctatgaccctctctctcactctaaaaatatcagaaaataggttcaaaatggtccaaggtaggtgttttaatggaatagggtagggtttaaaaaccccaaaaatgaagctccggaacaggttctgcggtcgcatattaTGCAGTCCACGAAATGACCGAGAAATTGGGATGCCAAAACTGGAGAGGAACTGACCAgatctgcggtcattatgcggcccgcagacctgttctgctgttgcataatgcactgcagaacagttctacgatcgcatagtgcaccgcagaacctccctcagAAAAATCCCAAGgcaggatatgcgacaagagtgcggcccgagaaatggttatgcggtcgcataatgggccacaaaaatgacattaaaaatgTCCCAAAAGACCActccactctgcggccattttgcggtcgcagaacggactgcagaaatgcctacttctgcacaatattttccttcaactcctcagcgcattgttcaatccaaaaagtccaaaccgtGCCTCGCAAGcccgccgcgaagaatttctactattattaacctctacgcctacttcggcatcacagaatctgggtttttaggaaaacttttacggggccttacaactcttctgtctagactgggctgTATGAAGCTGGTCCTAAATCAAGTTGACCTTCTCCAAGGGATCTCTAACCAAATCCGTAcctaacaacctagcctctcccggctcaaaccaatcaactggagaacgacactgtctcccatatagggccttcTAAggatatcctctaatatctgaatggtgcggtCGGACTGGCCTTCCGtatgggggtgaaatgttgtactcaactcaacccgtgtgcctaactcatgctgcacagctctccaaaaatgcgatgtaaattgtgtgccccagtcagagatgatggataccgtcatgccatgaagtcggacaatctcgcggatatagatcttagCCAGTTGCTCTGATGAATAGGTAGccaccaccggaatgaaatgagctgacttggtcaacctatccacaatcacccataaaAAATCAAATTTCTTTTGAGTCTGTAGGAGCCCAACAACATAGTCTATGGTAgcgcgctcccatttccactcgggaatctgaAGTTTCTAAAGCAAACTGCCTGGCTTCTAATGCTCATaattcacttgctgacaatttaggcacttagccacatactctactatatctttcttacTTCTCCTCCACCAATcatgctgcctcaaatcccgaTACATCTTAGCctcacccagatgaatggagtaccatgaactgtgggcctcctcaagaatcatcttacgcaacccat
This region of Nicotiana tomentosiformis chromosome 4, ASM39032v3, whole genome shotgun sequence genomic DNA includes:
- the LOC138909828 gene encoding uncharacterized protein: MNLRQRRWLESLKDYDIVILYYLGKANVVADALSKKSMGSLAHLEACQRPLAREVHQLASLGDCLADSSEGRVIVQNRAESSLVVEVKEKQYNDPFLVQLKEGIQKHKIMAFALGMDDGEAELTGPDLVHQAMEKVKTIKEWLKTT